The DNA region CGTAATTTCGACTTCGTCTCCAAAATGTTCCTCCACAAAAGCTCTAACCTCTCTACTAATCTCTTCAATATCGTATCCTTTGGGAACTTTCACCAAGAAGGTGTAGCGCTCCATACAATCACCAATCGAATTTTTTTGCTAAAGTTTAAAAGCTTTTAAAGGGATTTAACATTTGGTGAGAGTATGCCCACATTTGTTCCATTTGGAGAGAAGCCCAACAAAGAAGGAGTGCTTTACGTCCTGAACCTCCTCAAAAAGAACAATTTGTTAGACAGTTACATAATTGTTGAATCAAATAATGTCGAGCTTTTGCCAAATACTCTGCCCAAGGATAAAACATACATCGTGGGAGAGCACCTAGCAACTTATGGAATTATAAAGAAGCTCAGACCTGCGGCTCTAATAAGCATAGATTCTCATACGGATTTGATGCATGATTACCTTGATCATGGTTCATGGCTGGCTTTTTCTCTCGAAGAGAAGATTGTTAATAGAGCTGTGGTTATAGGAGCAACGTTGATGATTCCTTCTACTCCAAGAACTCAGCTCTGGGATAGGAGAGTGAAAATTTTCCCAGCTCTAAATCGGAGCAGAAAAACGAGCAAAGGATGGAAAGGTTATGTAAACCTTCAAACCCACGGAGTCGAGAGAGTGATCAAGGAAACTAAGAAATATTTAGGTAATGAGGTATATTTAACCGTTGATTTAGATGTCTTAAGGCCAGAATACAAGATAGCGCGCTTTCAGCATGGCGAACTCACTTTGGAAGAACTTTTAGAGGTGCTGAGAGCCATAAAAGAAAATTTTGAGATTGTGGCGTTTGACATAGCGGAAATCTCAGACAGGATAAAGAGGTCTCGGTTAGGGAAGAAGGCATTCCTTGAGGTTTACAGAACTCTTACGGAGGAGTGATGATGGCACTCACCAATGAGGAGATTAGAAAAGTAATAACCCCACTACTCCTCTCAGGAGCTAAGATGCTTGATAAGCACTGTCCTAAATGCGGTGCTCCAATGTTTGAGAAAGATGGTCGAGTTTTTTGTCCTCTCTGTGAGTATAGGGAGCAAAAGAAAAGGCAGGAAATGAAGGGTATAGAGGATATTTTAATGAAAAAGATTAGATATTTAGTAAACAATCTTCCGGAGGACTTAGAAGAGCTAGAAAGATACCTCGATATTATAGAAAAGTTAATTAGGATTCTCGAACATTATAAAAAATTGGAGGGGTAGGGATGAAGCATTTGAAAATTTTGGAAGCCTTAAATGAAAAGAATGAGCTCACAGTAGAGGAAATTGCAAAAGAGAGCAACTTAAATTTGGCCGAGACCAAAAAACTGCTGATGAGATTATCTGAGCAGGGTAAGGTCGAGAGCTTTGAGAAGGAAGGCAAAATCTATTGGAAGATTAAAGAGGTTAGTGAAGAAGAGAAAAAACTCAAAAAAGAGTTTTATTAGTTTCATTTTGTGTTTTTAATTTTAATAAAAGAGAAAAAAGATCACGCTTTCTTAGCCTTCTCCCAGTATTCGTTGAATTTGCCCTTGAACAGCTTAACAACCCTGTGGTCCTTAATCCAAATTTGGGTCTCATAGTTGAAGTATCTAGCTGCTAAGTCCTCGAGGGCAAAGAACACTTCTTCGTCGCAGATGAGCATTGGGAGTTCCATCTTATCAACGGCCTTGAGCTCAATTTTGCCTTCTCTATAGAGTGCCATCAACTTGCTTGTTTGTAACCTCTGTAGAACGGCATTTGTAACGACTATCTTCAGGCTAACCCCATTTTCGACGGCCTTAACAAGATCGTTCTCCAAGTTGATTGCTATAAATCCATCATCAGCCAACAGGATTTCTTTTTCAACAGCCTCAAGCATTTCCTTGGTCTTTAGGGTTGAGTTTCTAATGCCCCTAACTACCCAAACCCTCTCAACGCCATACTTTGGAATCTCTGTCTCAATGAGTGGTGTCATGAGCTCAATAAGCTCTTCTTTGGCCTTTCTCTTAGCCTCAAGCTCATCTTTAATGCGTTCTTGCCACTCTTCGATAAACTTCTCGAGAATGTTTGTTGGGTGAACTGGCCTGTATTTGTTGACCTTTCCGGGCTGGCTTATGGCGAAGCCTTTCTTTTCCAAACTCCTTAGAACGTCGTATGTTCTTGGAGCTGGAACCTCAGAAACGCTTGCTAGCTCAGCAGGGGTCAAAACACCAAAGGCCACCAATGCAACGTATGCTCTGGCTTCGTATAAGTTTAGTTCAAAATGTTCTTGTAAAAGTTCTACCATTCTATCTTTTGCCATTTTTACCACCACCAAATTTCTGTCAATATTTCAGGCAAAGTAATATATAAAAGTTTCTACACCTCTGGTAGTTGCTGAAGTTATTCAACACCCGGAGTTTTACATAACTAAACCAAGTTTGAGGCTATGTGCACTGTCATGCAATAGTATTACTATTATGCAATTTAAGCTTTATGGTGCGTTATCTCAAACTCCCCTAGTGAAAACATAAATTACTATTATAAAACAAAGGATAAAAAGAACTTCAATAAATGCACTTTTGCCTGTATCTTTTATCACAAAACGTAACGTCTGAGTTCATTGTACATTTCACTTAATGCCTCTTGGTAGTTTACCTCTCCATGTTCAATCCTGTCCATCACTGCCTCAAGCTCTCTCGTTTTTTCTTCGTTGACCAACTCCCGATACTTGCTTAGGAGATAGTGGTACACCTTAATTCCCTGCTCCGTTGGGACAAGCCTCTTTTTACCCTTTGTTTCGATAACGTAGTACCTCGACAGCAGGGTCTGCACTATCTTGGCGTATGTTGAGGGCCTTCCAATCTTGCGCTCTTTCATCATTGCTATGATGTCTCCTTGAGTATAGAGCTGGACTTTAGGAGATCTCCACTTTTTGACCTCTTTCACTTTGAGTTTTTCTCCTTTTTCAAGCTTTGGAATCTTCCACATTGGAAGAGGCTTTATTTTGCTCCAGCCGTCGTGGATAACCTCAACGTAGCCTTCAACATTTGACTTTCCAATGACAGCATCTATAACAGCTTTTTCATAGAGAACTTTCGCAGGCTTCATTTGGCTTGCCATGAAGCGCCTAAATATCAAATCGTACAGCCTGAAGTGATTTCTCGTGAGCGGCTTCGCGAGCATTATGATGCCATCTTTTACAAGCTGAATTAAACGCCCAGTATCTATCGGTCTTGTGGGTCTAATACACTCATGGGTTCCCTCTTCACCCCAAGAACGCGGTTTAAAGTAGTCCTCTCCAATTTCCTCGCTTATATACTCCTTTGCTATGCCAATCCCAGCACTGCTCACATGGGTTGAATCTGTTCTCATATAAGTGATTAAACCCAATTCGAAGAGGTCTTGTGCCAATTTCATCGTTTGAGGTGCCGAAAACTTTAGAAAGCGTGAAGCATCTTGGAGCATAGTATCAGTAGTGTATGGTGGATAGGGGTTGACTTCCCTCTCCTCAAGTTCTACTTCTTCAACAACTACTTCCTCAACGCCCTCCTTAACGCCTTC from Palaeococcus pacificus DY20341 includes:
- a CDS encoding arginase family protein, whose translation is MPTFVPFGEKPNKEGVLYVLNLLKKNNLLDSYIIVESNNVELLPNTLPKDKTYIVGEHLATYGIIKKLRPAALISIDSHTDLMHDYLDHGSWLAFSLEEKIVNRAVVIGATLMIPSTPRTQLWDRRVKIFPALNRSRKTSKGWKGYVNLQTHGVERVIKETKKYLGNEVYLTVDLDVLRPEYKIARFQHGELTLEELLEVLRAIKENFEIVAFDIAEISDRIKRSRLGKKAFLEVYRTLTEE
- a CDS encoding Sjogren's syndrome/scleroderma autoantigen 1 family protein is translated as MALTNEEIRKVITPLLLSGAKMLDKHCPKCGAPMFEKDGRVFCPLCEYREQKKRQEMKGIEDILMKKIRYLVNNLPEDLEELERYLDIIEKLIRILEHYKKLEG
- a CDS encoding helix-turn-helix domain-containing protein gives rise to the protein MKHLKILEALNEKNELTVEEIAKESNLNLAETKKLLMRLSEQGKVESFEKEGKIYWKIKEVSEEEKKLKKEFY
- the trmBL2 gene encoding HTH-type transcriptional regulator TrmBL2, which gives rise to MAKDRMVELLQEHFELNLYEARAYVALVAFGVLTPAELASVSEVPAPRTYDVLRSLEKKGFAISQPGKVNKYRPVHPTNILEKFIEEWQERIKDELEAKRKAKEELIELMTPLIETEIPKYGVERVWVVRGIRNSTLKTKEMLEAVEKEILLADDGFIAINLENDLVKAVENGVSLKIVVTNAVLQRLQTSKLMALYREGKIELKAVDKMELPMLICDEEVFFALEDLAARYFNYETQIWIKDHRVVKLFKGKFNEYWEKAKKA